Proteins from a genomic interval of Balearica regulorum gibbericeps isolate bBalReg1 unplaced genomic scaffold, bBalReg1.pri S36, whole genome shotgun sequence:
- the LOC142599681 gene encoding uncharacterized protein LOC142599681, which translates to MIIYCLVTLLTSSLFSSQCRSLTAFLQLLPLAVSSADLLPSPTLSADPSYHYYYEGEYLALICLATTKRNIGGFRFFNQSGDQIYLQAPYSLPKARLQLTATNTSREYTCMYFVEDFGHQIPSNRSLPLSIEVRAAPVAPTLSLDPQQEFYRIGDSVRLLCSIPSSADYVREVQYYADHGFQMSIPVSNMRNYSYDLSITGKEVSGSYSCAYFVTLSDRPVLSERSHWINVNMKSHKISWIRDIIVGGSFFTINGLIFFFSHRLMKRRDLKEGFRMD; encoded by the exons CCTCCTCTCTCTTCTCGTCTCAATGCCGCTCTCTCACAGCTTTCCTCCAGCTGCTACCGTTGGCTGTGTCCTCTGCGG aCCTTCTGCCGAGCCCTACACTCTCTGCAGACCCCAGTTACCATTATTATTATGAAGGGGAATATCTCGCTTTGATCTGCTTGGCTACGACAAAGAGGAACATAGGTGGATTTCGGTTCTTCAATCAAAGCGGGGACCAAATCTACCTGCAAGCACCTTACTCCCTCCCAAAAGCCCGGCTGCAGCTCACAGCTACAAACACATCTAGAGAGTACACGTGCATGTATTTTGTGGAGGACTTCGGACACCAAATTCCTTCCAATAGGAGCCTTCCTCTTTCAATTGAGGTTCGGG ctgctcccgTGGCCCCAACGTTATCCCTGGATCCTCAGCAGGAGTTCTATAGAATCGGGGACTCTGTCAGGCTACTCTGCTCCATCCCCTCATCTGCAGATTATGTCAGAGAAGTCCAGTACTATGCGGACCATGGATTTCAGATGTCCATCCCAGTATCGAACATGAGAAACTACAGCTATGACCTCAGCATCACGGGAAAGGAGGTCTCTGGGTCTTACAGCTGTGCCTATTTTGTAACTCTGTCTGATCGTCCTGTTCTCTCAGAAAGGAGCCACTGGATCAACGTCAACATGAAAA GCCATAAAATCAGCTGGATTAGAGACATCATTGTTGGGGGTTCCTTCTTTACCATCAATGgcctcatctttttcttctcccatcgCCTGATGAAGAGAAGag ATCTGAAAGAGGGATTCCGGATGGACTAA